One window of Curtobacterium sp. 458 genomic DNA carries:
- a CDS encoding MFS transporter: MSTYGPLLKTPGVGRVIAAQLTARFPFGMLSLAYLLHVEHVFDSYGAAGLVLATTSIGQAIAGPLTSRWMGSWGMRPVLILTSIVALASMGVVGFVLMPLWGYVVVGFIGGLAVPPVQPAVRTIYPKMVTSAQLTPLFSLDASAQELIWVAGPVITTFVATQIGTVEAIVVAMAFLVIGGVWFIASPELGRVRIPRSKRAFGVVLRRPSVVVATLTGLLLIGACAAVEASVTSVFGEGSPNAGIVLAVFAIGSLVGGLAFGHRPISPNTLWTRTAIVFVGLALAVGGTNFWWLCLALLIAGGGIAPALAVMFGSVSATVKFSDTAEAYGWMGTGQLIGAAGGSAVAGFLIDLHGPTGGLMVGAGMALVGVLLPLAAKQWLPDLRGRDASPIPDTEPVNLPT, encoded by the coding sequence GTGAGTACGTACGGGCCCCTGCTGAAGACCCCTGGCGTCGGTCGTGTCATCGCTGCGCAGCTCACCGCCCGCTTCCCGTTCGGGATGCTCTCGCTCGCGTACCTGCTCCACGTCGAGCACGTCTTCGACTCGTACGGCGCGGCCGGCCTCGTCCTCGCCACGACGAGCATCGGGCAGGCGATCGCCGGGCCCCTCACCAGCCGGTGGATGGGCAGCTGGGGCATGCGTCCCGTCCTGATCCTGACGAGCATCGTCGCGCTCGCGAGCATGGGTGTCGTCGGCTTCGTCCTGATGCCGCTCTGGGGCTACGTCGTCGTCGGGTTCATCGGCGGGCTGGCGGTGCCCCCGGTCCAGCCGGCCGTGCGCACCATCTACCCGAAGATGGTGACCTCGGCGCAGCTCACTCCCCTGTTCTCCCTCGACGCGAGCGCGCAGGAGCTCATCTGGGTGGCCGGCCCGGTCATCACGACCTTCGTCGCCACGCAGATCGGCACCGTCGAGGCGATCGTCGTCGCGATGGCGTTCCTCGTCATCGGCGGCGTGTGGTTCATCGCTTCCCCCGAGCTCGGCCGCGTGCGCATCCCCCGCTCGAAGCGGGCGTTCGGCGTCGTGCTGCGCCGCCCCTCGGTTGTCGTCGCCACCCTGACCGGCCTCCTCCTCATCGGAGCGTGTGCCGCGGTCGAGGCCAGCGTCACGAGCGTGTTCGGCGAGGGCAGCCCGAACGCGGGCATCGTCCTCGCGGTGTTCGCGATCGGGTCCCTGGTCGGCGGCCTCGCGTTCGGCCACCGCCCGATCTCGCCGAACACCCTCTGGACCCGCACGGCGATCGTCTTCGTGGGCCTCGCGCTCGCGGTCGGCGGAACGAACTTCTGGTGGCTCTGCCTGGCGCTCCTCATCGCGGGTGGCGGCATCGCCCCGGCCCTCGCCGTGATGTTCGGCTCGGTGTCGGCGACGGTGAAGTTCTCCGACACCGCCGAGGCCTACGGCTGGATGGGCACCGGCCAGCTCATCGGCGCGGCTGGCGGTTCCGCTGTGGCCGGGTTCCTCATCGACCTGCACGGCCCGACCGGCGGACTCATGGTCGGCGCGGGCATGGCGCTGGTCGGCGTCCTGCTCCCGCTGGCGGCGAAGCAGTGGCTGCCCGACCTGCGCGGCCGCGACGCGAGCCCGATCCCCGACACCGAGCCGGTCAACCTCCCCACGTAG
- the nrdH gene encoding glutaredoxin-like protein NrdH, whose protein sequence is MAVTVYTKPSCVQCTATYRALDNKGIQYEVHDVSTDEAALEHVKSLGYMQAPVVVTDDDHWSGFRPDKIATLSAELA, encoded by the coding sequence ATGGCCGTCACCGTCTACACCAAGCCGTCCTGCGTCCAGTGCACCGCGACGTACCGGGCCCTCGACAACAAGGGCATCCAGTACGAGGTGCACGACGTCTCCACGGACGAGGCAGCCCTCGAGCACGTCAAGAGCCTCGGCTACATGCAGGCCCCGGTCGTCGTGACCGACGACGACCACTGGTCGGGCTTCCGTCCCGACAAGATCGCGACGCTCAGCGCCGAACTCGCGTGA
- the nrdI gene encoding class Ib ribonucleoside-diphosphate reductase assembly flavoprotein NrdI, with protein MSNLVYFSSVSGYTARFIEKLGLPADRIPLYPNDPFLHADEPYVLVLPTYGGGNGQGAVPKQVIKFLNDERNRSLIRGVIVGGNTNFGEAYGLAGDVIAQKCGVPVLYRFELFGTPDDVHAVTTGLEAFWTQQLQTSI; from the coding sequence ATGAGCAACCTCGTCTACTTCTCGAGCGTGTCCGGCTACACGGCCCGCTTCATCGAGAAGCTGGGGCTGCCGGCAGACCGGATCCCGCTCTACCCGAACGACCCGTTCCTCCACGCGGACGAGCCGTACGTCCTCGTGCTGCCGACCTACGGGGGCGGCAACGGGCAGGGAGCGGTCCCGAAGCAGGTCATCAAGTTCCTCAACGACGAACGCAACCGCTCCCTCATCCGCGGTGTGATCGTCGGCGGCAACACGAACTTCGGCGAGGCCTACGGTCTCGCAGGGGACGTCATCGCACAGAAGTGCGGCGTCCCCGTCCTCTACCGTTTCGAGCTCTTCGGCACGCCTGACGACGTGCACGCAGTCACCACTGGATTGGAAGCATTTTGGACGCAGCAGTTGCAGACGTCGATCTGA
- the nrdE gene encoding class 1b ribonucleoside-diphosphate reductase subunit alpha: MDYHSLNAMLNLYDSDGNIQFDKDREAAKQFFLQHVNQNTVFFHNLKERLDYLVENEYYEAATIEQYSLDFIQKLNDLAYSKKFRFQTFLGAFKYYTSYTLKTFDGKRYLERFEDRVVMTALGLAQGNEQLAIDLVEEIIAGRFQPATPTFLNTAKAQRGELVSCFLLRIEDNMESISRGINSSLQLSKRGGGVALLLSNIREAGAPIKQIENQSSGIIPVMKLLEDSFSYANQLGARQGAGAVYLSAHHPDIMKFLDTKRENADEKIRIKTLSLGVVVPDITFELAKNNEDMYLFSPYDVEKVYGMPFGDVPISENYRAMVDDSRIKKTKIKARDFFTTIAEIQFESGYPYIVFEDTVNKANPIKGRINMSNLCSEILQVNTPTTFNEDLSYKEIGKDISCNLGSLNIALTMDSPDFGKTIETAIRGLTSVSQMSHISSVRSVEDGNDKSHAIGLGQMNLHGYLARERVYYGSEEGIDFTNIYFYTVLFHALRASNNIAIETGETFDGFRDSKYASGEFFDKYTDQEWTPATARVAELFATANIAIPTQDDWKALKASVQEHGIYNQNLQAVPPTGSISYINHSTSSIHPIASKIEIRKEGKLGRVYYPAPFMTNDNLDYYQDAYEIGAEKIIDTYAAATQHVDQGLSLTLFFKDTATTRDINKAQIYAWRKGIKTIYYIRLRQLALEGTEVEGCVSCML; this comes from the coding sequence ATGGACTACCACTCCCTCAACGCGATGCTCAACCTCTACGACTCGGACGGGAACATCCAGTTCGACAAGGACCGTGAGGCCGCCAAGCAGTTCTTCCTGCAGCACGTCAACCAGAACACCGTCTTCTTCCACAACCTGAAGGAGCGGCTCGACTACCTGGTCGAGAACGAGTACTACGAAGCCGCGACGATCGAGCAGTACTCGCTCGACTTCATCCAGAAGCTCAACGACCTGGCGTACTCGAAGAAGTTCCGGTTCCAGACGTTCCTCGGTGCGTTCAAGTACTACACGAGCTACACGCTCAAGACGTTCGACGGCAAGCGCTACCTCGAGCGCTTCGAGGACCGCGTCGTGATGACCGCCCTCGGCCTGGCGCAGGGCAACGAGCAGCTCGCGATCGACCTCGTGGAAGAGATCATCGCCGGCCGCTTCCAGCCCGCGACCCCGACGTTCCTCAACACCGCGAAGGCCCAGCGCGGCGAGCTCGTCTCCTGCTTCCTCCTCCGCATCGAGGACAACATGGAGTCGATCTCGCGCGGCATCAACTCCTCGCTGCAGCTCTCGAAGCGCGGCGGCGGCGTGGCCCTGCTGCTCTCCAACATCCGCGAGGCCGGCGCCCCGATCAAGCAGATCGAGAACCAGTCCTCCGGGATCATCCCCGTGATGAAGCTGCTGGAAGACTCCTTCTCCTACGCGAACCAGCTCGGTGCGCGTCAGGGTGCCGGTGCCGTCTACCTGTCGGCGCACCACCCGGACATCATGAAGTTCCTCGACACCAAGCGCGAGAACGCCGACGAGAAGATCCGCATCAAGACGCTGTCGCTCGGTGTCGTCGTGCCGGACATCACGTTCGAGCTCGCGAAGAACAACGAGGACATGTACCTCTTCTCGCCGTACGACGTCGAGAAGGTCTACGGCATGCCGTTCGGCGACGTCCCGATCTCCGAAAACTACCGCGCGATGGTCGACGACTCGCGCATCAAGAAGACCAAGATCAAGGCGCGTGACTTCTTCACGACCATCGCCGAGATCCAGTTCGAGTCGGGTTACCCGTACATCGTGTTCGAGGACACGGTGAACAAGGCCAACCCGATCAAGGGTCGGATCAACATGTCCAACCTGTGCTCGGAGATCCTGCAGGTCAACACCCCGACGACCTTCAACGAGGACCTGTCCTACAAGGAGATCGGCAAGGACATCTCCTGCAACCTCGGCTCGCTGAACATCGCGCTGACGATGGACTCGCCGGACTTCGGCAAGACCATCGAGACCGCCATCCGCGGCCTCACGTCGGTGTCGCAGATGTCGCACATCTCGTCGGTCCGCTCCGTCGAGGACGGCAACGACAAGTCGCACGCCATCGGCCTCGGCCAGATGAACCTGCACGGCTACCTCGCTCGTGAGCGCGTGTACTACGGCTCCGAAGAGGGCATCGACTTCACGAACATCTACTTCTACACGGTGCTGTTCCACGCCCTGCGCGCCTCGAACAACATCGCCATCGAGACGGGGGAGACCTTCGACGGCTTCCGCGACTCGAAGTACGCGTCGGGTGAGTTCTTCGACAAGTACACCGACCAGGAGTGGACGCCGGCGACCGCCCGCGTCGCGGAGCTCTTCGCGACCGCGAACATCGCGATCCCGACGCAGGACGACTGGAAGGCGCTGAAGGCGTCCGTCCAGGAGCACGGCATCTACAACCAGAACCTGCAGGCCGTCCCGCCGACCGGTTCGATCTCGTACATCAACCACTCGACGTCGTCGATCCACCCGATCGCGTCGAAGATCGAGATCCGCAAGGAAGGCAAGCTCGGTCGCGTCTACTACCCGGCGCCGTTCATGACGAACGACAACCTGGACTACTACCAGGACGCGTACGAGATCGGTGCCGAGAAGATCATCGACACGTACGCCGCGGCCACGCAGCACGTCGACCAGGGTCTGTCGCTCACGCTGTTCTTCAAGGACACCGCGACCACGCGTGACATCAACAAGGCCCAGATCTACGCATGGCGCAAGGGCATCAAGACGATCTACTACATCCGTCTGCGTCAGCTCGCGCTCGAGGGCACCGAGGTCGAGGGCTGCGTCAGCTGCATGCTCTGA
- the nrdF gene encoding class 1b ribonucleoside-diphosphate reductase subunit beta, translating into MVEKLKLIDRVQAINWNRIQDDKDVEVWNRLVNNFWLPEKVPLSNDVQSWNTLTPAEQKMTMRVFTGLTLLDTIQGTVGAVSLIPDAITPHEEAVYTNIAFMESVHAKSYSSIFSTLASTPEIDEAFRWSEENPNLQKKAQIVMDYYQGESPLKRKVASTLLESFLFYSGFYLPMHWSSRAKLTNTADLIRLIIRDEAVHGYYIGYKYQKGLEQVTEAERQELKDYTFSLLFELYENETQYTQDLYDEVGLSEDVKKFLHYNANKALMNLGYEPMFPKELTEVNPAILSALSPNADENHDFFSGSGSSYVIGKAVVTEDEDWDF; encoded by the coding sequence TTGGTCGAGAAGCTGAAGCTCATTGATCGGGTCCAGGCGATCAACTGGAACCGCATCCAGGACGACAAGGACGTGGAGGTCTGGAACCGCCTCGTCAACAACTTCTGGCTGCCGGAGAAGGTGCCGCTGTCGAACGACGTCCAGTCGTGGAACACGCTGACGCCGGCCGAGCAGAAGATGACCATGCGCGTCTTCACCGGCCTCACGCTGCTCGACACGATCCAGGGCACCGTCGGCGCCGTGTCGCTCATCCCCGACGCGATCACCCCGCACGAGGAAGCCGTCTACACGAACATCGCGTTCATGGAGTCGGTGCACGCCAAGAGCTACTCGTCGATCTTCTCGACCCTGGCGTCCACGCCCGAGATCGACGAAGCCTTCCGCTGGTCCGAGGAGAACCCGAACCTGCAGAAGAAGGCCCAGATCGTCATGGACTACTACCAGGGCGAATCGCCGCTGAAGCGCAAGGTCGCTTCGACGCTGCTCGAGTCGTTCCTGTTCTACTCCGGCTTCTACCTGCCGATGCACTGGTCGTCGCGGGCGAAGCTGACGAACACCGCCGACCTCATCCGCCTCATCATCCGCGACGAGGCCGTGCACGGCTACTACATCGGCTACAAGTACCAGAAGGGTCTCGAGCAGGTCACCGAGGCCGAGCGTCAGGAGCTCAAGGACTACACGTTCTCGCTCCTCTTCGAGCTGTACGAGAACGAGACGCAGTACACGCAGGACCTCTACGACGAGGTCGGGCTGAGCGAGGACGTCAAGAAGTTCCTGCACTACAACGCGAACAAGGCGCTCATGAACCTCGGGTACGAGCCGATGTTCCCGAAGGAGCTCACCGAGGTGAACCCGGCGATCCTGTCGGCGCTCTCTCCGAACGCGGACGAGAACCACGACTTCTTCTCGGGGTCGGGCTCGTCGTACGTCATCGGCAAGGCGGTCGTGACGGAGGACGAGGACTGGGACTTCTGA
- a CDS encoding barstar family protein, with protein MPVFSNDDILGNRLDFEIARDGFVRRLQGDAALRNGETWLRREGYRVIELDAGAWREGMQMHIAFATALQFPSHFGRNLDALDDCMSDVAVANYGWDGTETGLVLILSGFDDFAQRLPRIADHVKQILGRQGRYAALFGNRLLTILS; from the coding sequence GTGCCCGTGTTCTCCAACGACGACATCCTCGGCAACAGGCTGGACTTCGAGATTGCCCGCGACGGATTCGTCCGGAGGTTGCAAGGCGATGCTGCGTTGCGCAATGGCGAGACGTGGCTTCGGCGCGAGGGCTATCGGGTCATCGAGCTGGACGCCGGGGCATGGAGAGAAGGCATGCAGATGCACATCGCCTTCGCGACGGCCCTGCAGTTCCCCAGCCACTTCGGGAGGAACCTGGACGCGCTCGACGACTGCATGTCAGACGTAGCCGTGGCGAACTACGGGTGGGACGGAACCGAGACGGGCCTCGTCCTGATCCTGTCCGGCTTCGACGATTTCGCTCAACGACTCCCACGGATCGCCGACCACGTGAAGCAGATCCTGGGGAGGCAGGGACGCTACGCAGCACTCTTCGGGAACCGGCTCCTCACAATCTTGTCCTGA
- a CDS encoding SdpI family protein yields the protein MGGAMVFALSLEIGAAALVTWLTWRGATGTLARNDLAGVRTRLTMSSDAAWRIGHRAALRPTVIAGATSVLWCLVSIAIPVLRHPISVLLAAAVLLVGVLLSIPAAHRAVRRGSSCDEPLSSP from the coding sequence ATGGGAGGAGCAATGGTGTTCGCGTTGTCGCTCGAGATCGGCGCAGCCGCCCTGGTGACCTGGCTGACCTGGCGCGGTGCCACCGGAACACTCGCCCGGAACGATCTCGCGGGCGTCCGGACGCGGCTGACGATGTCCAGCGACGCCGCTTGGCGCATCGGCCACCGCGCAGCGCTGCGGCCGACCGTGATCGCCGGAGCCACCAGCGTGCTGTGGTGCCTGGTCAGCATCGCCATCCCGGTGCTGCGACACCCGATATCGGTGCTCCTGGCCGCGGCGGTCCTGCTCGTCGGAGTACTCCTGTCCATCCCCGCTGCGCACCGCGCCGTCCGCCGCGGTTCGTCCTGCGACGAACCGCTCTCGTCTCCCTGA
- a CDS encoding serine hydrolase domain-containing protein: protein MGTTAVLTLDVEQPVVHYLPDVPDPDMTVADLVHHTSGLPRLPARMRDRVFGDPYHDAVGVPLDLALVVSAGHRGQYVYSNLGYAVLGAVLDRVHGDWSAAREHVLEPAGVRSATLAPPSTERAVPKLFGRPVRPWDLGNSSFAAAGGMWSTFEDLCRYADWVLESGPDRLRSVSWRREGATTWINGEVRAAGASIVNVRGITAVVHALAKAPHAADGIATALIQQELAA, encoded by the coding sequence GTGGGCACGACGGCCGTGCTCACGCTCGATGTCGAACAGCCGGTCGTGCACTACCTGCCCGACGTGCCCGATCCCGACATGACCGTTGCTGACCTCGTGCACCACACGTCGGGACTGCCTCGGCTGCCGGCAAGGATGCGGGATCGAGTCTTCGGCGATCCGTACCACGACGCCGTCGGCGTGCCGCTGGACCTGGCGCTCGTGGTATCGGCCGGCCATCGTGGCCAGTACGTGTATTCGAACCTCGGGTACGCCGTCCTCGGAGCGGTCCTCGACAGGGTGCACGGCGATTGGTCCGCTGCTCGGGAGCACGTCCTCGAGCCTGCAGGAGTGAGGTCGGCAACGCTGGCGCCTCCGTCGACCGAGCGCGCCGTCCCGAAGTTGTTCGGGCGTCCCGTGCGGCCCTGGGATCTCGGCAACTCGTCGTTCGCAGCTGCTGGCGGGATGTGGTCGACGTTCGAGGACCTCTGCCGCTACGCCGACTGGGTGCTGGAGTCCGGCCCGGACCGGCTGCGGTCGGTGAGCTGGCGGCGTGAAGGAGCAACGACGTGGATCAACGGAGAGGTCCGGGCGGCCGGGGCGTCCATCGTGAACGTTCGAGGGATCACCGCGGTGGTCCACGCGCTCGCGAAGGCCCCGCACGCCGCCGATGGAATTGCCACGGCACTCATCCAGCAGGAGCTCGCAGCATGA
- a CDS encoding methionine synthase, giving the protein MTSLLPTSIVGSLPKPSWLAEPEKLWSPWLLEGDALAEGKQDALRSAVHEQVRSGIDIVSDGEQTRQHFVTTFIEHLDGIDQQRKETVRIRDRYDAAVPTVVGAVSRPKSVFVDDARFLRAQTDRPIKWALPGPMTMIDTLSDQHYKSREKLAWEFATILNQEALELQAAGVDVIQFDEPAFTVFHDEVQDWGVAALERAAEGLHTAETAVHICYGYGIEANNRWKETLGAEWRQYEQSFPLLQQSSIDIVSLECIHSHVPLDLVELIRGKKVMLGAIDVATETVETPDEVAEVLRRALEFVDADKLIPSSNCGMAPLARSAALAKLGALSAGADIVRAELVGAAVPAGR; this is encoded by the coding sequence ATGACGTCTCTCCTCCCCACCTCCATCGTCGGCAGCCTGCCGAAGCCGTCCTGGCTCGCCGAGCCCGAGAAGCTGTGGTCCCCCTGGCTGTTGGAGGGCGACGCCCTGGCCGAGGGCAAGCAGGACGCGCTGCGCTCCGCCGTGCACGAGCAGGTGCGCAGCGGGATCGACATCGTCAGCGACGGCGAGCAGACGCGGCAGCACTTCGTCACGACGTTCATCGAGCACCTCGACGGCATCGACCAGCAGCGCAAGGAGACCGTCCGGATCCGCGACCGGTACGACGCGGCGGTCCCCACGGTCGTCGGCGCGGTCAGCCGCCCGAAGTCGGTCTTCGTGGACGACGCCAGGTTCCTGCGCGCCCAGACCGACCGGCCGATCAAGTGGGCGCTCCCCGGCCCGATGACCATGATCGACACCCTCTCCGACCAGCACTACAAGTCGCGCGAGAAGCTGGCGTGGGAGTTCGCCACGATCCTCAACCAGGAGGCACTGGAGCTCCAGGCCGCCGGCGTCGACGTCATCCAGTTCGACGAGCCCGCCTTCACCGTCTTCCACGACGAGGTGCAGGACTGGGGCGTCGCCGCGCTCGAACGTGCCGCCGAGGGCCTGCACACCGCCGAGACGGCCGTGCACATCTGCTACGGCTACGGCATCGAGGCGAACAACCGGTGGAAGGAGACACTCGGGGCCGAGTGGCGGCAGTACGAGCAGTCGTTCCCGCTCCTCCAGCAGTCCTCGATCGACATCGTCTCCCTCGAGTGCATCCACTCCCACGTGCCGCTCGACCTCGTCGAACTCATCCGCGGGAAGAAGGTCATGCTCGGCGCGATCGACGTCGCCACCGAGACCGTCGAGACGCCGGACGAGGTCGCCGAGGTGCTGCGGCGGGCGCTCGAGTTCGTCGACGCGGACAAGCTCATCCCGAGCTCGAACTGCGGGATGGCGCCGCTGGCGCGGAGTGCTGCGCTCGCGAAGCTCGGGGCGCTGTCCGCCGGGGCGGACATCGTGCGGGCCGAGCTGGTGGGCGCGGCCGTGCCGGCCGGCCGCTAG
- a CDS encoding putative oxygenase MesX yields MTDDLTFSITRTRFDEDYSPSDSSRLTTNFANLARGERRQENLRNALGMIDGRLNELAGAAGSSAVSSATSDRYRAELDIVSVSMEFVDEGAAERFPLLEMLDVTIVDQHTGERHHGILGNNFSSYLRDYDFSVLLPSLPSLPSDFGVLHGVLFQRFLSSSAFGSRFTTEPVVCISVSTSQTYRQTGFVHPVLGAEYDHEHSSLTDDYFGRMGMRVRYFQPAGASAPLAFYSRGDLTADYSDLQLIGTIATMETFQKIYRPEIYNANTPAGAIYRPTLEHTDFTVPPVTYDREERSRLGVTQGRWTEEHLVTPHRALLARFAADAAVAL; encoded by the coding sequence ATGACGGACGACCTCACCTTCAGCATCACCAGGACCCGGTTCGACGAGGACTACTCCCCCTCCGACAGCTCCCGGTTGACGACGAACTTCGCGAACCTCGCGCGCGGTGAACGGCGGCAGGAGAACCTCCGCAACGCGCTCGGGATGATCGACGGGCGGCTGAACGAGCTGGCCGGCGCCGCTGGGTCGTCTGCGGTGTCGAGCGCGACCAGTGACCGGTACCGTGCCGAGCTCGACATCGTGTCGGTGTCGATGGAGTTCGTCGACGAGGGCGCTGCGGAGCGCTTCCCGCTGCTCGAGATGCTCGACGTCACGATCGTCGACCAGCACACCGGTGAGCGCCACCACGGGATCCTCGGCAACAACTTCTCGTCGTACCTCCGCGACTACGACTTCTCGGTGCTGCTGCCGTCACTGCCGTCGCTGCCGTCCGACTTCGGTGTGTTGCACGGGGTCCTCTTCCAGCGATTCCTCTCGTCGTCGGCGTTCGGTTCCCGGTTCACGACGGAGCCCGTCGTCTGCATCAGCGTCTCGACGAGCCAGACCTACCGGCAGACGGGGTTCGTCCACCCGGTCCTCGGCGCCGAGTACGACCACGAGCACTCCTCGCTCACCGACGACTACTTCGGCCGGATGGGCATGCGGGTCCGGTACTTCCAGCCCGCCGGAGCCTCGGCCCCGCTCGCGTTCTACTCGCGCGGCGACCTGACCGCGGACTACTCCGACCTCCAGCTCATCGGCACCATCGCCACGATGGAGACGTTCCAGAAGATCTACCGCCCGGAGATCTACAACGCGAACACCCCCGCCGGCGCGATCTACCGCCCGACCCTCGAGCACACGGACTTCACGGTGCCGCCGGTCACGTACGACCGTGAGGAGCGCAGCCGCCTCGGCGTCACCCAGGGCCGGTGGACCGAGGAGCACCTCGTGACACCGCACCGCGCGCTGCTCGCCCGGTTCGCCGCCGACGCCGCCGTCGCTCTCTGA
- a CDS encoding LysR family transcriptional regulator has product MARVANDITLQQLRYFIEVASEGSISAAADLLYVSQPTMSAAMKDLEARIGRPLFTRSARGVVLTVDGVEFLGYARQVVEQVSLLEQRYVGRQASRRLLGVSAQHYSFAVEAFVRMVEGAAADEYEFSLRETRTWDIIEDVRTLRSEVGILYRNDFNRQVLGKLFRDAGVVFTPLFVAQPHIFVARRNPIAARERATLDDLADLPRLTFDQGANNSFYLAEEILSTMSSKREIRVSDRATIFNLMIGLSGYTISTGLISDDLDPEIVAIPLDVDERIEIGWIAHASVPLTVQAQTYLDELRAVVTSYGVEPLG; this is encoded by the coding sequence ATGGCCCGGGTTGCGAACGACATCACCCTCCAGCAGCTGCGCTACTTCATCGAGGTCGCGTCCGAGGGGTCCATCAGCGCAGCCGCCGACCTGCTCTACGTGTCGCAGCCGACGATGTCCGCGGCGATGAAGGACCTCGAGGCGCGGATCGGGCGCCCGCTCTTCACCCGGTCGGCACGCGGCGTCGTGCTCACCGTCGACGGGGTCGAGTTCCTCGGGTACGCCCGACAGGTCGTCGAGCAGGTGTCGCTCCTCGAACAGCGCTACGTCGGCCGGCAGGCATCACGTCGGCTGCTCGGGGTGAGCGCGCAGCACTACTCGTTCGCCGTCGAGGCCTTCGTCCGCATGGTCGAGGGGGCGGCAGCGGACGAGTACGAGTTCTCCCTCCGTGAGACCCGCACGTGGGACATCATCGAGGACGTCCGCACACTCCGCAGCGAGGTCGGCATCCTCTACCGCAACGACTTCAACCGACAGGTGCTCGGCAAGCTCTTCCGGGACGCCGGGGTCGTGTTCACCCCGCTGTTCGTCGCGCAGCCGCACATCTTCGTCGCCCGTCGGAACCCGATCGCCGCCCGGGAGCGCGCGACCCTCGACGACCTGGCCGACCTGCCGCGGCTCACGTTCGACCAGGGCGCGAACAACTCCTTCTACCTCGCCGAGGAGATTCTCTCCACGATGTCGAGCAAGCGGGAGATCCGGGTGTCGGACCGTGCGACCATCTTCAACCTCATGATCGGCCTCAGTGGCTACACGATCTCCACCGGCCTCATCAGCGACGACCTCGACCCCGAGATCGTCGCCATCCCGCTCGACGTCGACGAGCGCATCGAGATCGGCTGGATCGCGCACGCCTCTGTCCCGCTCACGGTGCAGGCGCAGACCTACCTCGACGAGCTGCGCGCGGTGGTCACCAGCTACGGGGTCGAGCCACTCGGGTAG
- a CDS encoding DUF664 domain-containing protein, whose product MTDPKDLLLDTLRAQRRRVLSTLEGLPDGALTSSAVPSGWAPLGMVRHLTSDVERFWFQGVVAGEALDLPTDDEVWHPSPFPSRQQILDDYAAAAARSDRVIEYTALDARPSSRALALYPWAPDRSLLETVLHVITETATHAGHLDVARELVDGHQHLVLTEFTDRSDTPTP is encoded by the coding sequence ATGACCGACCCGAAAGACCTCCTGCTCGACACCCTGCGTGCCCAGCGGCGCCGCGTCCTCAGCACCCTCGAAGGCCTCCCCGACGGGGCGTTGACAAGCTCCGCTGTCCCGTCGGGCTGGGCCCCGCTCGGCATGGTCCGCCACCTGACCTCCGACGTCGAGCGGTTCTGGTTCCAGGGGGTCGTCGCGGGCGAGGCGCTCGACCTCCCGACCGACGACGAGGTGTGGCACCCGTCACCGTTCCCGAGCCGCCAGCAGATCCTCGACGACTACGCGGCCGCCGCGGCACGCTCCGACCGCGTCATCGAGTACACGGCGCTCGACGCGCGCCCCTCGTCACGGGCCCTGGCGCTCTACCCCTGGGCGCCGGACCGCTCCCTCCTCGAGACCGTCCTGCACGTCATCACCGAGACCGCCACGCACGCCGGCCACCTCGACGTCGCGCGGGAGCTCGTCGACGGCCACCAGCACCTCGTCCTCACCGAGTTCACCGATCGAAGCGACACCCCGACCCCGTGA